A region of the Dickeya chrysanthemi NCPPB 402 genome:
TTCGGTGGCGCTATCGCTGATGGGAAAACACGGCGATTTGGGGTTGTTGATTTTCAGCAGCCGCGATAGCCACCATTATCAGGACGGCATGGGCACTGAGCTGCTGCAACATCTGGCGACGGTCGTGCCGGTGTTGCTGGAGCGATGGATTGAATGCCTATGAACCCCGATTCCCCCCTGTCGGCGCCGGCCGAAGCCTTTCTGCGTTATCTGCGGGTTGAACGGCAACTGAGCCCACTGACGCAACGCAGCTACGCCCATCAGTTACAGGTTATTATCGAGATGCTGTCGGCATCCGGCATTGCTGAGTGGCAGGCGTTGGATGCGGCCGGCGTGCGGGCGGTGGTCGCGCGCAGCAAGCGCGATGGCCTGAACGCGGCCAGTCTGGCGCAACGTTTGTCTGCGTTACGCAGCTTTCTTGACTGGCTGGTCGGCCGTGGCGAGCTCAAGGCCAACCCTGCCCGCGGTGTACCCGCGCCGAAAGCCGGGCGGCATCTGCCCAAAAACATGGATGTGGATGAAATAGACCGCCTGCTGGATATCGATCTTAACGATCCGCTGGCGGTGCGTGACCGCGCCATGCTGGAGGTGATGTACGGCGCCGGGCTGCGTCTGGCGGAGCTGGTCGGGCTGGACTGCGGGCACATCAATCTGGCAAGCGGCGAAGTGTGGGTGATGGGGAAAGGCAGTAAAGAGCGCAGGTTGCCTGTCGGTGCGATGGCAGTGACCTGGCTGACGCATTGGCTGGCGATTCGCGAGATTTATGCGCCAGAGGATGATGCTGTGTTTATCTCCAGTCTTGGCAAGCGTATTTCAATGCGTAACGTGCAAAAGCGTTTTGCCGAATGGGGCGTCAAACAAGGCGTGAACAGCCACGTAAATCCGCATAAGTTGCGGCATTCGTTTGCTACGCACATGCTGGAGTCCAGCGGCGATTTGCGCGCCGTGCAGGAGTTGTTGGGTCATGCTAACCTCTCCACCACCCAGATCTATACCCATCTGGACTTTCAACATCTGGCATCGGTGTACGATGCCGCGCACCCACGCGCCAAACGAGGTAAATCCTGATGTATTTTTATCGCCCGCTTGGCCGGATTGAGGCCATCACCTTCGATTTGGACGATACCCTGTACGACAACTGTGAGGTTATCCGGCGTACGGAGCAGGAGTCGTTGCGGTTCTTGCAGCACTACCATCCTGGTTTACAGACATTCACCAGCGAAGGCTTGCGGCAGTTACGGCAGGAGCTATTGGTGCAGGAGCCGGAGATTTATCACGATGTCACACACTGGCGCTGGCGCTCGGTACATCTGGCGATGACCCGGGTTGGTCTGTCTCCCAATGAAGCGGCGGCAGGCGCAGATGCGGTGATGGCGGAGTTTGCCCGCTGGCGCAGCGACATCATGGTGCCGCAGGAAACCCACGACACATTACGTGCATTAGGACAACGTTGGCCGCTGGTGGCGATCACCAACGGTAATGCCGATCCCCATGCTTGCGGTCTTGGCGATTATTTTCAGTTTATTCTGCGCGCCGGCCCGGATGGCCGCTCCAAACCGTCCCATGATATGTACCAGCTCGCCGCCGGGCGGCTGAATTTACCGTTGCACAACCTGCTGCATGTGGGGGATGATCTAACCACCGACGTGGCAGGAGCTATCCGCAGCGGCGTGCAATCCTGCTGGATTAACCTGCGTGACGGCAACCTGATGCAGATTCACGATTCCCGACTGCTGCCGCATGTGGAAATTTTCAGTTTGGCATCGCTAACCACATTGCTATAATCCTGCTACTTTTACTGTATATATGATCAGTGGAATTTGTCTCCGATCCGGAGGCTGGGTTCCCTTTTGACGGATAACCGACGCCTATGGACGTTTCTGACCTGCTCGACAGTCTGAATGATAAACAGCGTGACGCCGTGGCGGCGGCGCGCAGCAATATGCTGGTACTGGCTGGCGCAGGCAGTGGCAAAACCCGCGTTCTGGTGCACCGTATCGCCTGGTTGCTGACGGTGGAGAACTGCTCGCCTTATTCGATCATGGCGGTGACTTTTACCAACAAAGCGGCGGCGGAAATGCGCCACCGTATCGATCAGCTACTCGGCACCAGTCAGGGCGGGATGTGGATCGGCACCTTCCACGGGCTGGCGCATCGTTTGCTGCGTGCGCACCATCTGGATGCCGGTTTACCGCAGGATTTCCAGATTCTGGACAGCGAAGATCAACTGCGGTTGCTCAAGCGCCTGATTAAAGCACTGAATCTGGATGAGAAACAATGGCCGCCCCGTCAGGCGATGTGGTACATCAACGGCAAAAAAGACGAAGGATTGCGCCCGCAACATATCGACAGCTACGGCAACCCGGTGGAGCAGACCTGGTTGCGTATCTATCAGGCTTATCAGGAAGCCTGCGATCGCGCCGGGTTGGTGGATTTTGCCGAACTGCTGCTGCGCGCCCATGAGCTGTGGCTCAACAAACCGCATATTCTCCAGCATTATCGCGACCGCTTTAACAACATTCTGGTGGATGAGTTTCAGGATACCAACCGCATTCAGTATGCCTGGATTCGCCTGCTGGCCGGCGACAGCGCCAAAGTGATGATCGTCGGCGACGACGACCAGTCGATCTACGGCTGGCGCGGAGCGCAGGTGGAGAATATTCAGCATTTCCTGCGCGATTTCAATGACGTGACGACCATCCGTCTGGAGCAAAATTACCGTTCCACCGCCAATATTCTCAATGCCGCCAACGCGTTGATTGCCCACAACGGCGATCGACTGGGTAAAAACCTGTGGACCGACGGCATTGAGGGCGAGCCGATTTCGCTCTACTGCGCGTTTAACGAACTGGACGAAGCGCGGTTTGTGGTCAACCGCATCAAGGTGTGGCAGGAGGCGGGCGGGGCGCTCAGCGAATGCGCTATTTTGTATCGCAGCAACGCCCAGTCACGCGTACTGGAAGAG
Encoded here:
- the xerC gene encoding tyrosine recombinase XerC, with the protein product MNPDSPLSAPAEAFLRYLRVERQLSPLTQRSYAHQLQVIIEMLSASGIAEWQALDAAGVRAVVARSKRDGLNAASLAQRLSALRSFLDWLVGRGELKANPARGVPAPKAGRHLPKNMDVDEIDRLLDIDLNDPLAVRDRAMLEVMYGAGLRLAELVGLDCGHINLASGEVWVMGKGSKERRLPVGAMAVTWLTHWLAIREIYAPEDDAVFISSLGKRISMRNVQKRFAEWGVKQGVNSHVNPHKLRHSFATHMLESSGDLRAVQELLGHANLSTTQIYTHLDFQHLASVYDAAHPRAKRGKS
- the yigB gene encoding 5-amino-6-(5-phospho-D-ribitylamino)uracil phosphatase YigB; this encodes MYFYRPLGRIEAITFDLDDTLYDNCEVIRRTEQESLRFLQHYHPGLQTFTSEGLRQLRQELLVQEPEIYHDVTHWRWRSVHLAMTRVGLSPNEAAAGADAVMAEFARWRSDIMVPQETHDTLRALGQRWPLVAITNGNADPHACGLGDYFQFILRAGPDGRSKPSHDMYQLAAGRLNLPLHNLLHVGDDLTTDVAGAIRSGVQSCWINLRDGNLMQIHDSRLLPHVEIFSLASLTTLL
- the uvrD gene encoding DNA helicase II, with amino-acid sequence MDVSDLLDSLNDKQRDAVAAARSNMLVLAGAGSGKTRVLVHRIAWLLTVENCSPYSIMAVTFTNKAAAEMRHRIDQLLGTSQGGMWIGTFHGLAHRLLRAHHLDAGLPQDFQILDSEDQLRLLKRLIKALNLDEKQWPPRQAMWYINGKKDEGLRPQHIDSYGNPVEQTWLRIYQAYQEACDRAGLVDFAELLLRAHELWLNKPHILQHYRDRFNNILVDEFQDTNRIQYAWIRLLAGDSAKVMIVGDDDQSIYGWRGAQVENIQHFLRDFNDVTTIRLEQNYRSTANILNAANALIAHNGDRLGKNLWTDGIEGEPISLYCAFNELDEARFVVNRIKVWQEAGGALSECAILYRSNAQSRVLEEALLQQSLPYRIYGGMRFFERQEIKDALSYLRLLTNRNDDAAFERVVNTPTRGIGDRTLDVVRQTARDRQLTLWQATRALLQEKVLAGRAAAALQRFLELVDALASDTADLPLHVQTDRVIRDSGLWSMYEQEKGEKGQARVENLEELVTATRQFSYQDEDQDLLPLQAFLSHAALEAGEGQADAYQDAVQLMTLHSAKGLEFPQVFVVGMEEGMFPSQMSLDEGGRLEEERRLAYVGVTRAMQKLTLTYAESRRLYGKETYHRPSRFIGELPVECVEEVRLRASVSRPVNHQRLGTPISQSDTGYKLGQRVRHAKFGEGTIVNVEGSGEHCRIQVAFVGQGIKWLVAAYARLEAV